In Magnolia sinica isolate HGM2019 chromosome 12, MsV1, whole genome shotgun sequence, a single genomic region encodes these proteins:
- the LOC131221110 gene encoding uncharacterized protein LOC131221110 isoform X2: protein MQRQGFRICGWTWVWSLRLEEVYHAFRGGFWNYFSLGMDAQVSYAFHSERKLLPKKFKNQIVNQGDLSGNLLYGYIPFSTSRLKQLAIWRYSG from the exons ATGCAGCGGCAAGGGTTTCGGATTTGCGGCTGGACATGGGTTTGGAGCTTGCGACTAGAG GAAGTTTACCATGCATTTCGTGGGGGATTCTGGAACTACTTTAGCCTGG GAATGGACGCTCAAGTATCTTATGCATTTCACTCGGAGCGAAAGTTGCTtcctaaaaaattcaaaaatcagatAGTTAATCAG gGGGATTTATCTGGTAACTTGCTATATGGATATATTCCGTTCTCGACATCTAGGCTCAAACAGCTTGCTATATGGAGATATTCCG GATAA
- the LOC131221110 gene encoding uncharacterized protein LOC131221110 isoform X1 → MQRQGFRICGWTWVWSLRLEEVYHAFRGGFWNYFSLGMDAQVSYAFHSERKLLPKKFKNQIVNQGDLSGNLLYGYIPFSTSRLKQLAIWRYSGNLLCMTLK, encoded by the exons ATGCAGCGGCAAGGGTTTCGGATTTGCGGCTGGACATGGGTTTGGAGCTTGCGACTAGAG GAAGTTTACCATGCATTTCGTGGGGGATTCTGGAACTACTTTAGCCTGG GAATGGACGCTCAAGTATCTTATGCATTTCACTCGGAGCGAAAGTTGCTtcctaaaaaattcaaaaatcagatAGTTAATCAG gGGGATTTATCTGGTAACTTGCTATATGGATATATTCCGTTCTCGACATCTAGGCTCAAACAGCTTGCTATATGGAGATATTCCGGTAACTTGCTATGTATGACCTTGAAATGA